The Burkholderia pyrrocinia genome includes a region encoding these proteins:
- a CDS encoding efflux transporter outer membrane subunit, producing MREITFPRLKHCFVGALIPFSAVFAGCAGSVYERPSLDVPARWVQANVVDAHATTDAAPWWTRFGDARLERLIAEALSRNNNLATAALNVRKAQIRAGLAGDPLQFGSEAGVNVRRDFHLDSGEATRNNIGMSRGTVSYTIDLWGRLAQQRSIAEWALLASEADRETARLNVIATTANLYWRLAYLNQRLASEEQSLATALHTQQLVNAQNLAGIVSALERREAEQTVLTQKSSLSQLRQSQVETRNALAIMFNAAPNSNVLEEVLGQEPPALPAGALPVVEGGLPADLLGRRPDMRAAELRLRQSLANVDVVRTSYYPNLSLTSAVGSSSTSLGSLLANPVAILGAGLNLPFLNLKAMRVDTRIAQVEYESAVIGFRQALYQAFSDVESALSARVRLAEQADFRARSLTAAREAEHIYEIRYRAGAVALRMWLDAQEAHRNAELLLARTRLSQLQNFVMLYQTLGGDTSAR from the coding sequence ATGCGTGAGATCACCTTCCCGCGGCTGAAACATTGCTTTGTCGGCGCATTGATCCCGTTCAGCGCCGTGTTTGCTGGGTGCGCGGGCAGTGTCTATGAACGGCCATCGCTCGATGTGCCGGCGCGTTGGGTTCAGGCGAACGTCGTGGACGCACATGCGACGACGGATGCAGCGCCCTGGTGGACGCGTTTTGGCGATGCCCGGCTCGAACGACTCATTGCCGAGGCGCTGTCGCGCAACAACAATCTCGCCACCGCCGCGCTGAACGTGCGGAAGGCCCAGATTCGCGCCGGACTCGCGGGCGACCCGCTCCAGTTCGGGTCCGAGGCTGGCGTTAATGTCCGTCGTGATTTTCACTTGGATAGCGGCGAGGCGACACGGAACAACATCGGCATGTCGCGCGGAACTGTGAGTTACACGATCGACCTGTGGGGCCGACTTGCGCAGCAGCGGAGCATCGCTGAATGGGCACTTCTGGCGTCCGAGGCGGATCGCGAAACAGCACGCCTCAATGTGATCGCCACCACGGCGAACCTTTACTGGCGCCTGGCGTACCTCAACCAGCGGCTAGCCTCCGAAGAGCAGAGCCTCGCGACGGCATTGCACACGCAGCAACTCGTAAATGCCCAGAATCTGGCGGGGATCGTATCCGCGCTCGAGCGTCGGGAAGCGGAGCAGACGGTTCTGACGCAAAAGAGCAGCCTGTCGCAGTTGCGTCAGTCTCAGGTCGAAACGCGCAACGCGCTGGCGATTATGTTCAACGCGGCGCCTAACAGCAATGTGCTGGAAGAGGTGCTCGGCCAGGAGCCGCCGGCATTGCCAGCCGGAGCATTGCCGGTGGTGGAGGGCGGGCTGCCTGCGGATCTGCTGGGGCGACGCCCTGATATGCGTGCTGCCGAACTCCGGTTGCGCCAGAGTCTCGCCAATGTCGATGTGGTTCGCACTAGCTACTACCCGAACCTGTCGCTGACCAGTGCGGTGGGATCGAGCAGCACCTCGCTCGGTAGCCTGCTGGCGAATCCGGTGGCGATCCTTGGCGCTGGCCTGAACTTGCCATTTCTCAATCTTAAGGCGATGCGCGTCGACACGCGCATCGCGCAAGTGGAGTACGAGTCGGCGGTCATCGGATTTCGCCAAGCGCTCTATCAGGCCTTCTCGGACGTCGAAAGCGCGCTGTCGGCGCGCGTTCGTCTGGCCGAACAGGCCGACTTTCGGGCGCGTAGTCTGACTGCCGCGAGAGAGGCCGAGCACATCTACGAAATTCGCTATCGCGCGGGCGCGGTCGCGCTGCGCATGTGGCTTGAC
- a CDS encoding peptidase domain-containing ABC transporter, whose product MEKKAYFERLFGTKFPTVLQTESTECGLACVAMLANYHGHHVTLRDLRLKFSVSLKGISLGSLLRVCKHNGLSSRPIRTEIAGLEQIKLPCILHWNFNHFVVLRKIGDEHAIIIDPAYGERKIELGDLSRAFTGVAIEVWPDPEFIVIERQKNIPLSHLMGNLRGRMRALTTILFLAIGLEFLVALSPYYIQLVIDSAIGANDQYVIGALAIGFCIVYLLKNFIGSVRSWFLMYLSTSLNVQWKDNVLDHMLSLPLEYYEKRNMGDVLSRFGAIDFIQRMLTTSFVESVLDGVFSVVILFVLFIYQPLLGSLVLISALLYIAVRWLLNASILGASRNEIVHGAKQSSYLLETIRGIRQVKLYGQQAERRLTWISLFVNQTNAKIKTLKIDVWLKFARTLIFDIQNIAVVWCGAALVIDREYTVGALIAFLGYKLLFESRVIALIDNVFVIQNMQLHADRLGDIVLSRPEETRRDLECDIARLSGSLECKDLFFQYSLFERNVIDGLNFKVEEGESVAIIGPSGCGKSTIFNVILGIYQGARGRILIGGDDVESMSVEKVRSVFGTVLQDDILFGGSIAENISGFDARPDHEWIAKCAAMANIEDEIEAMPMKYATLVGDMGAVLSGGQKQRILLARALYKRPKILLLDEATSHLDMSNEKAVNRAIKSLKITRVIIAHRPETVLSADRIMLMKDGKIDSIITPTEAMSLLESINGSSV is encoded by the coding sequence ATGGAAAAAAAGGCATATTTCGAACGTTTATTTGGCACGAAATTCCCGACGGTCCTGCAGACTGAGTCGACGGAATGTGGTCTCGCATGCGTGGCGATGCTGGCAAATTACCATGGCCACCACGTGACGCTGCGGGACCTCCGGCTCAAGTTCTCCGTGTCGCTGAAGGGGATCTCGCTGGGATCACTGCTTCGCGTGTGCAAGCACAACGGCTTGTCCAGCCGGCCGATCCGTACTGAAATTGCTGGTCTCGAGCAGATCAAGCTCCCATGCATCTTGCACTGGAACTTCAATCATTTTGTGGTGCTGAGGAAAATAGGCGACGAGCACGCCATCATCATCGATCCCGCATACGGCGAGAGAAAAATAGAGTTGGGAGACTTGTCCCGAGCATTCACCGGGGTGGCCATCGAGGTATGGCCAGATCCAGAGTTCATCGTCATTGAGCGGCAGAAGAACATTCCCCTGAGTCATTTGATGGGCAATCTGCGGGGGCGGATGAGGGCGCTCACCACGATCCTGTTTTTGGCGATCGGGCTGGAATTTCTTGTGGCGCTGTCGCCCTATTACATCCAGTTGGTTATTGACAGTGCGATCGGCGCCAACGATCAGTATGTCATTGGCGCGCTGGCGATAGGTTTTTGTATTGTCTATCTGCTCAAGAATTTCATCGGTTCTGTGCGTAGCTGGTTCCTTATGTATTTGAGCACCAGCCTGAACGTTCAGTGGAAAGACAATGTCTTGGATCACATGCTCTCCTTGCCGCTCGAATACTACGAGAAGCGGAACATGGGAGACGTGCTGTCCCGATTCGGCGCCATCGACTTCATTCAGCGAATGCTGACCACGTCATTCGTCGAGTCGGTGCTTGACGGAGTGTTCTCCGTCGTCATCCTGTTCGTGCTGTTCATCTACCAGCCGCTGCTGGGCAGTCTGGTCCTAATCAGCGCGCTTCTGTACATCGCGGTGCGCTGGCTTCTCAACGCCTCGATTCTGGGTGCGTCGAGGAACGAGATCGTTCATGGGGCGAAACAGAGCTCCTACCTCCTCGAGACCATTCGTGGCATCCGGCAGGTCAAGCTCTATGGTCAGCAAGCGGAACGTCGGCTTACCTGGATCTCGCTGTTCGTCAATCAAACGAATGCCAAGATCAAGACGCTGAAAATCGATGTTTGGCTGAAGTTCGCCAGGACCTTGATATTTGACATTCAGAACATTGCGGTGGTCTGGTGTGGTGCAGCCCTGGTCATCGATCGGGAATACACGGTGGGCGCATTGATCGCTTTCCTCGGATACAAGCTGCTGTTCGAAAGCCGCGTGATCGCGCTCATCGATAACGTGTTTGTCATTCAGAACATGCAGCTCCACGCTGACCGGCTGGGTGACATCGTGCTTTCAAGGCCAGAGGAAACGCGCCGTGACCTGGAATGCGATATCGCCAGATTGTCTGGCAGCCTCGAGTGCAAGGACCTGTTCTTCCAATATTCGCTATTTGAGCGAAACGTGATCGATGGATTGAATTTCAAGGTCGAGGAAGGCGAGTCTGTAGCCATCATCGGGCCTTCGGGATGCGGAAAGTCAACGATTTTCAATGTCATTCTGGGTATCTACCAGGGAGCCAGGGGGCGAATCCTCATTGGCGGGGACGATGTTGAGTCGATGAGTGTGGAGAAAGTCCGCAGCGTATTCGGAACCGTGCTGCAGGATGACATCCTGTTTGGCGGATCCATCGCGGAAAACATCTCGGGATTCGATGCGCGTCCGGATCATGAGTGGATCGCCAAGTGTGCGGCAATGGCCAACATCGAGGATGAGATCGAAGCCATGCCGATGAAGTATGCCACCCTCGTGGGCGATATGGGCGCGGTTCTGTCTGGTGGTCAGAAACAGCGCATTTTGCTGGCGCGGGCGCTTTACAAGCGTCCGAAGATTCTGTTGTTGGACGAGGCAACCAGTCATCTGGATATGTCAAACGAGAAGGCGGTGAATCGGGCGATCAAGTCGCTGAAGATCACGCGCGTCATCATCGCCCACCGTCCGGAGACGGTCCTTTCCGCGGACAGGATCATGCTGATGAAGGACGGAAAGATTGATTCGATTATCACGCCGACGGAGGCGATGTCGTTGCTTGAATCCATCAATGGATCGTCGGTATAG
- a CDS encoding HlyD family secretion protein yields the protein MDKRELFRKEALEARKEARNLYGDVLLFLPRSYKKILVLLLVCILSLLLVLIFGSYTRRVSAKGELFSTLGAIPVYLPKPGIVIKYFVKEDEIVKKGAPLFLVSTEVFGLANRGTSTEAINLLNERKDLLNRQLETEKSIYARRLKNIEYQIRSKQNELKLIGVQIKEVRKKNELLLASLRRYEAARAQEAISEDAMAEKAISAFNSRIDYNERQRLSETLSRDISNLSFEKDKDESEFGKRILSIKGELLALEEQILAAEYRKGAIIKAPASGKVTAIQGVDGSYYDSTKPVSFVVPSQAEIEARLLIPAAAIGFLKKGDVVYVRYSAFPYQQFGQGKGIIYSMSETSLMPDDIALGSKLSVTEPMYLVKVRLERQFVSGNGTRYALKPGLMIDSDIMVERHRIYQWLMRPIFTASERIKQ from the coding sequence ATGGACAAGAGAGAATTATTCAGGAAGGAAGCGCTGGAGGCGCGCAAGGAAGCGAGGAATCTCTATGGCGATGTCCTGCTATTTCTTCCTCGATCTTATAAAAAGATACTCGTGTTGCTGCTCGTTTGCATCCTGTCTCTCCTGCTGGTCCTGATCTTCGGGTCCTACACGAGAAGAGTATCGGCAAAGGGAGAGCTGTTCTCGACGCTCGGCGCGATACCGGTGTATCTGCCGAAGCCAGGAATCGTCATTAAGTACTTCGTGAAGGAAGACGAAATCGTAAAAAAGGGCGCGCCGCTGTTCCTGGTTTCGACTGAGGTCTTTGGCCTGGCCAACCGGGGAACCTCGACGGAGGCGATAAACCTTCTCAACGAGCGAAAGGATTTGCTGAACCGGCAACTCGAGACCGAGAAGTCGATTTATGCGCGTCGCCTGAAAAACATCGAATATCAGATTCGCTCGAAACAGAATGAGCTGAAGCTGATTGGGGTGCAGATAAAAGAGGTGCGGAAGAAGAATGAGTTGCTGTTGGCGAGCTTGAGGCGGTACGAGGCGGCACGGGCCCAGGAGGCGATCTCCGAGGATGCGATGGCGGAAAAGGCGATCTCGGCGTTCAACAGCAGGATTGATTACAACGAACGGCAAAGATTGTCGGAAACCTTGAGTCGGGACATCTCTAATCTTTCTTTCGAAAAGGACAAAGATGAGTCGGAGTTCGGGAAGCGCATCTTGTCGATCAAGGGCGAACTGTTGGCGCTTGAAGAGCAGATTCTGGCCGCCGAGTACCGGAAGGGAGCCATCATCAAGGCGCCTGCATCGGGAAAGGTCACGGCGATTCAGGGTGTCGACGGTTCCTATTACGACAGCACCAAACCCGTGTCATTCGTGGTGCCTTCGCAGGCGGAAATCGAAGCCCGGCTTCTCATTCCGGCCGCAGCCATTGGCTTTTTGAAGAAGGGCGATGTCGTATATGTGCGGTATTCGGCTTTCCCGTATCAGCAGTTTGGACAGGGGAAAGGAATTATCTATTCGATGTCCGAAACTTCCCTGATGCCGGACGATATCGCGTTGGGTTCCAAGTTGTCGGTGACGGAACCGATGTATCTGGTGAAGGTTCGGCTCGAGCGGCAGTTCGTGAGCGGGAACGGCACGCGCTATGCGCTGAAGCCAGGGCTGATGATCGATTCGGACATCATGGTGGAACGGCATCGAATCTATCAGTGGCTCATGCGTCCGATCTTCACTGCGTCGGAAAGAATTAAACAGTAG
- a CDS encoding JmjC domain-containing protein — protein MKINFKIKADEFKQKYQERLPFIIKGAVDTSSVHWADINDIISRCDPQSEHFRVSFPSGNVDKEKYVHTYFHVGDVRRKLNRPALYGFLRQGGTLVANHIYDEPKFNDYAKDVAQFTGRQTVTSAYVAFGKTDSYREHWDSRDVFAVQLKGRKRWIVYSPSFEAPLYMHQSKYIEHKYPCPDEPYLDFVLEEGDVFYIPRGWWHNVTPLGEPTVHLAIGTFPAFGIDYAKWVFRKLPECIHARMALENYAQDKETIRLLAEVISERMNDPVCYREFMESHVADQILETRLNLETLGNASVNALECDAQLRLNVLRSDLSDDYLVTSNGKVWFQDDLQPLKDFLVTNPQVNVSQIEEKFPDRTRAELSEALYSLAMNGTIEII, from the coding sequence ATGAAAATTAATTTCAAGATCAAAGCCGATGAATTCAAGCAGAAGTATCAAGAGCGATTGCCCTTTATTATCAAGGGGGCGGTTGATACGTCGAGCGTTCACTGGGCAGACATCAACGACATCATCTCCAGGTGCGATCCTCAGTCTGAACACTTCCGTGTTTCATTCCCGAGTGGAAATGTCGACAAGGAGAAGTACGTGCACACGTACTTTCATGTCGGGGACGTGCGGCGCAAGTTGAACAGGCCTGCTCTCTATGGTTTCCTGCGCCAGGGCGGGACGCTGGTCGCCAATCATATCTACGATGAACCGAAGTTCAATGACTATGCGAAGGACGTCGCACAGTTTACCGGGCGCCAGACCGTCACCTCCGCATATGTTGCATTTGGGAAGACGGATTCCTACCGTGAGCATTGGGATTCCAGAGACGTTTTCGCGGTGCAGCTGAAGGGAAGAAAACGCTGGATCGTGTATTCCCCCTCCTTCGAGGCACCGCTATACATGCATCAAAGTAAATATATCGAACACAAATATCCTTGTCCGGATGAACCTTATCTCGATTTCGTTCTCGAGGAAGGTGATGTCTTTTATATTCCCCGAGGCTGGTGGCACAACGTTACGCCACTTGGGGAGCCGACGGTGCACCTCGCTATCGGTACGTTCCCGGCATTTGGTATCGATTACGCAAAATGGGTATTCCGGAAGTTGCCCGAGTGTATTCACGCGCGGATGGCGCTTGAAAATTATGCACAGGACAAGGAAACGATCCGTCTGCTTGCGGAAGTAATCTCCGAGCGCATGAATGATCCCGTGTGCTACCGCGAGTTCATGGAGTCACACGTAGCGGATCAAATCCTCGAGACGCGACTGAACCTCGAAACGCTTGGCAACGCGAGCGTCAATGCGCTCGAGTGTGACGCGCAGCTACGTCTCAACGTGTTGAGAAGCGATCTTTCAGACGATTACCTCGTCACGAGCAACGGCAAGGTGTGGTTTCAGGACGACCTGCAGCCTCTGAAAGATTTTCTGGTCACGAATCCACAAGTGAACGTTTCTCAAATTGAAGAGAAATTTCCGGATCGCACACGTGCCGAGCTGTCCGAAGCTCTTTATTCGCTAGCGATGAACGGAACAATCGAAATTATTTAA
- a CDS encoding LysR substrate-binding domain-containing protein: protein MLGTTRIKSHEMLDLDDLRLVRAIGTSRSLAAAARLLDLTPPAVTIRLQRMEARLNARLAVRQPKGIALTDEGQRLYQEAVGILERVEALPVSIAGDHGDVQGTLRVVAPLGFGRKYVARIVRDLQRAHPKLEISLHLSESPLTSAAGADVVVHVGSLKSSSWIGYPLAPNERFLCASPAYARRIKDLNHPSDLTRYDCLCLRENDEDIPRWRFSPGSGVKGESRRSAVIRVTGALSSNDGTVITEWALAGLGIVERSERDVAPLLANGKLVRLLPGWSLPPAPVTALLPSRTGRSARQRVFLDAARQFLDPPPWRGKA, encoded by the coding sequence ATGCTCGGCACCACCCGCATCAAGAGCCACGAAATGCTCGACCTCGACGACCTTCGACTCGTCCGCGCGATCGGCACGTCGCGCTCCCTGGCCGCTGCCGCCCGGCTGCTCGACCTCACGCCCCCCGCTGTCACGATCCGCCTGCAGCGGATGGAGGCGCGCCTGAACGCAAGGCTCGCCGTGCGGCAGCCGAAGGGGATTGCGCTGACCGACGAAGGGCAGCGGCTGTATCAGGAAGCCGTCGGCATTCTCGAGCGCGTGGAAGCGCTGCCGGTCAGCATCGCGGGCGACCACGGCGACGTGCAGGGCACGCTGCGCGTCGTCGCCCCGCTCGGCTTCGGCCGCAAGTACGTCGCCCGGATCGTGCGCGACCTGCAGCGTGCGCATCCGAAACTCGAAATCTCGCTCCACCTGTCGGAAAGCCCGTTGACCAGCGCGGCGGGCGCCGACGTAGTCGTCCATGTCGGCAGCCTCAAGTCGTCGTCGTGGATCGGCTATCCGCTCGCGCCCAACGAGCGCTTCCTGTGTGCGAGCCCCGCGTACGCGCGCCGCATCAAGGACCTGAACCATCCGTCCGACCTGACACGATACGACTGCCTGTGCCTGCGCGAGAACGACGAAGACATCCCGCGCTGGCGCTTCTCGCCCGGTAGCGGTGTCAAGGGCGAATCGCGACGGTCTGCCGTCATCCGCGTCACCGGCGCGCTGTCGTCCAACGACGGCACCGTCATCACCGAATGGGCGCTCGCCGGGCTCGGCATCGTCGAACGCTCCGAGCGGGACGTCGCCCCGCTGCTCGCGAACGGCAAGCTCGTCCGGTTGCTGCCGGGCTGGAGCCTGCCGCCAGCGCCGGTGACGGCGTTGTTGCCGTCACGTACCGGCCGCTCCGCGCGGCAGCGCGTTTTTCTCGATGCCGCGCGGCAGTTCCTCGATCCGCCGCCGTGGCGCGGCAAAGCGTGA
- a CDS encoding DSD1 family PLP-dependent enzyme: MDLHTLNTPAALIDVGRMRRNIARMQTHLDALGVRFRPHVKTTKCRHVVDAQIAAGAQGITVSTLKEAEQFFADGIRDIVYAVGMVPARLGQALALRRQGCDLKIVADSLPAAHAIAAFGREHGERFDVWIEVDVDGHRSGVPPESDLLINVGRALTDGGMLLGGVLAHAGSSYEYDTHEALVAIAEQERSRTVRAAERLRGAGLPCPVVSIGSTPTALGAERLDGVTEVRAGVYVMFDLVMHNIGVCELSDIALTVLTTVIGHQEEKGWAIVDAGWMAMSRDRGTQRQARDFGYGQICTEAGEVLGDYVMSAANQEHGIVSRAGTPDTGIAQRFPIGTRLRILPNHACATGAQHPEYQAVGDDGDAQTWPRFYGW, from the coding sequence GTGGACCTTCACACCCTCAACACCCCGGCCGCATTAATCGACGTCGGCCGCATGCGTCGCAACATCGCGCGCATGCAGACGCATCTGGACGCACTCGGCGTCCGGTTCCGGCCGCACGTCAAGACCACCAAATGCCGGCACGTCGTCGACGCGCAAATCGCGGCGGGCGCGCAGGGCATCACGGTGTCGACGCTCAAGGAAGCCGAGCAGTTCTTCGCGGACGGCATCCGCGACATCGTCTATGCGGTCGGCATGGTGCCCGCCAGGCTCGGCCAGGCGCTGGCGCTGCGCCGGCAAGGCTGCGACCTGAAGATCGTCGCCGACAGCCTGCCGGCCGCGCACGCAATCGCCGCCTTCGGGCGCGAGCACGGCGAACGTTTCGACGTGTGGATCGAGGTCGACGTCGACGGCCACCGCTCGGGCGTCCCGCCCGAGTCCGACCTGCTGATCAACGTCGGCCGCGCGCTGACCGACGGCGGCATGCTGCTCGGCGGCGTGCTGGCTCATGCGGGCTCCAGCTACGAATACGACACGCACGAAGCGCTGGTCGCGATCGCCGAACAGGAGCGCAGCCGCACCGTGCGGGCCGCGGAGCGCCTGAGGGGCGCCGGGTTGCCGTGCCCGGTCGTGAGTATCGGATCGACGCCCACCGCGCTGGGGGCGGAGCGGCTCGACGGCGTGACCGAAGTGCGCGCCGGCGTGTACGTGATGTTCGACCTCGTGATGCACAACATCGGCGTGTGCGAACTGTCCGACATCGCGCTGACGGTGCTGACCACCGTCATCGGCCACCAGGAAGAGAAAGGCTGGGCGATCGTCGATGCGGGCTGGATGGCGATGAGCCGCGACCGCGGCACGCAACGCCAGGCGCGCGATTTCGGCTACGGGCAGATCTGCACCGAAGCCGGCGAAGTGCTCGGCGACTACGTGATGAGCGCCGCCAACCAGGAACACGGGATCGTGTCGCGCGCGGGCACGCCGGATACGGGTATCGCGCAGCGGTTTCCGATCGGCACGCGCCTGCGCATCCTGCCGAATCACGCGTGCGCCACCGGCGCGCAACATCCCGAATACCAGGCCGTTGGCGACGACGGCGACGCGCAGACGTGGCCGCGTTTCTACGGCTGGTGA